A window of Infirmifilum lucidum contains these coding sequences:
- a CDS encoding ATP-binding protein, with protein sequence MGLLSEVTREYIGSLQFVKAVEREARIPTHITDIVAVVGARRVGKTFLMLQKARELLERGENVIYVSMDEPFFRRMEARKLAELAKSEYPEGRIHLFLDEVQEWRNWDFNLRWLHDVKDFYIYVSGSSSTLQSSEIPSRLRGRYVSVVLLPFSFREAAGPLGAGGFRDRGTARGLLEDYLKWGGFPEVWLARSREKLVSIVETVFYRDIVERQGVRSVGEFKEVFYYVLSQYGNAVTWRSLRRLLEGEGLKLDTKTLIRYVYSMQQAFLLFQVKKFSFSERERAVSPRKIYLVDHSIATLFEQPMDLGRRVENVVYTHLLRRTGDPERISYYTTRRGREVDFIVREPGGATRIYESTLRATREHVDKAEQACRELKCSHATVVALEAEELEGLPERVSVVPLLEFLLRG encoded by the coding sequence ATGGGCTTGCTGTCGGAGGTTACGAGAGAGTATATAGGCTCCCTCCAGTTCGTGAAAGCGGTAGAGCGCGAAGCCCGGATCCCCACCCACATAACAGACATCGTGGCAGTAGTCGGGGCTAGGAGAGTGGGCAAGACTTTCCTCATGCTACAGAAAGCCAGGGAGCTACTCGAGAGGGGGGAGAACGTCATCTACGTGTCCATGGACGAGCCGTTCTTCAGGAGAATGGAAGCCAGGAAGCTCGCCGAGCTCGCCAAGTCAGAGTACCCCGAGGGCAGGATCCACCTGTTCCTGGACGAGGTTCAGGAGTGGAGGAACTGGGACTTTAACCTGAGGTGGCTACACGACGTGAAGGACTTCTACATCTACGTCTCGGGCTCGTCCTCGACACTCCAGTCGTCAGAGATACCGAGCAGACTCAGGGGGAGGTACGTCTCAGTAGTCCTCCTGCCGTTCTCCTTCAGGGAGGCCGCGGGGCCTCTGGGCGCTGGGGGCTTCCGGGACAGGGGCACGGCTAGGGGCCTGCTAGAGGACTACTTGAAGTGGGGCGGCTTCCCAGAAGTCTGGCTCGCGAGGAGCAGGGAGAAGCTCGTCTCCATAGTCGAGACAGTGTTCTACCGTGACATAGTCGAGAGGCAGGGGGTCAGGAGCGTGGGCGAGTTCAAGGAAGTGTTCTACTACGTGCTGTCCCAGTACGGCAACGCGGTCACCTGGCGCTCGCTTAGGAGGCTACTCGAGGGCGAGGGCCTGAAGCTGGACACCAAGACCCTGATAAGGTACGTGTACTCGATGCAGCAGGCCTTCCTGTTGTTCCAGGTCAAGAAGTTCTCCTTCTCCGAGCGCGAGAGAGCCGTATCGCCGAGGAAGATATACCTCGTCGACCACTCGATAGCCACGCTCTTCGAGCAGCCCATGGACCTCGGGAGGAGAGTGGAGAACGTAGTGTACACCCACCTCCTGAGGAGGACAGGCGACCCCGAGAGGATATCGTACTACACCACGCGGAGGGGCAGGGAAGTCGACTTCATAGTGCGGGAGCCGGGCGGGGCGACGAGGATATACGAGTCCACGCTCAGGGCGACGCGGGAGCACGTCGACAAGGCCGAGCAGGCGTGCAGAGAGCTGAAGTGCTCCCACGCCACAGTCGTGGCGCTAGAGGCCGAGGAGTTGGAGGGCCTGCCGGAGAGGGTCAGCGTAGTCCCCCTCTTGGAGTTCCTGCTTAGAGGCTGA
- a CDS encoding ATP-binding protein — MAGRFIDREEELEYLERLYREGRPHMVVLYGRRRIGKTELAKKFIEGKKSVYFHAVRQDLRLEAERLARVVSRALGTYVEPDFEEVFSRLAEQGRVVVVIDEFTHWVEEDPRILTVLQRVWDEYLAQSRVFLLLVASAATLVEKSFSYGSALYGRRTGQWKLGELEPRFVRDFLPNYSLEELVAVYGCVGGVPFYLSLFDPSRSLEENINALFFSKGGVLYEEAENLLRYELREPYTYFNIVRAIEEGATSYSEIADKARVSVTTLPKYLHVLEKMGVVERVKPVLGRARPVYAVRDNYLRFWVRYVLPNKDRVELGAYRFRLQEMWDYLPLVFEEMVRRSLKHLWRKGVLPFLGTCGKYWERDLEVDVLCLEGEKVLALEVKWAELDAGEARETVQELRRKLGYREGYYGVVAKKIHGYFEGLKVELADLF, encoded by the coding sequence ATGGCGGGCAGGTTTATCGACAGGGAGGAGGAGCTCGAGTACCTCGAGAGGCTCTACCGGGAGGGTAGGCCTCACATGGTTGTCCTCTACGGCAGGAGGAGGATAGGCAAGACGGAGCTCGCGAAGAAGTTCATTGAGGGCAAGAAGAGCGTCTACTTCCACGCGGTGAGGCAGGACTTGAGGCTAGAGGCTGAGAGGCTGGCCCGCGTCGTTTCAAGAGCTCTTGGGACATACGTGGAGCCCGACTTTGAAGAGGTGTTCAGCAGGCTCGCGGAGCAGGGGAGAGTAGTCGTAGTGATCGACGAGTTCACGCACTGGGTCGAGGAAGACCCCAGGATTCTCACAGTACTCCAGAGGGTCTGGGACGAGTACCTCGCGCAGAGCAGAGTCTTCCTACTCCTCGTCGCCTCAGCAGCCACGCTCGTCGAGAAGAGTTTCTCCTATGGGAGCGCGCTTTACGGCAGGAGAACCGGGCAGTGGAAGCTGGGCGAGCTCGAGCCGAGGTTCGTGCGAGACTTCCTCCCAAACTATAGCCTCGAGGAGCTCGTGGCAGTCTACGGTTGCGTGGGCGGCGTGCCATTCTACCTCTCGCTCTTCGACCCCTCGAGGAGCCTAGAGGAGAACATCAACGCACTCTTCTTCAGCAAAGGCGGTGTACTCTATGAGGAGGCCGAGAACCTCCTGAGGTACGAGCTGAGAGAGCCCTACACGTACTTCAACATAGTCAGGGCCATTGAGGAGGGCGCCACGTCCTACTCGGAGATAGCCGACAAGGCTAGAGTGAGCGTCACCACGCTCCCAAAGTACCTCCACGTCCTCGAGAAGATGGGAGTCGTAGAACGCGTCAAGCCCGTCCTCGGCAGGGCCAGGCCCGTCTACGCTGTTAGAGACAACTACCTGAGGTTCTGGGTCCGCTACGTCCTCCCCAACAAGGACAGAGTCGAACTCGGGGCCTACAGGTTCAGGCTCCAGGAGATGTGGGACTACCTCCCGCTGGTCTTCGAGGAGATGGTCAGGAGGTCGCTCAAGCACCTCTGGAGGAAAGGCGTCCTCCCCTTCCTGGGCACGTGCGGGAAGTACTGGGAGAGAGACCTGGAAGTCGACGTCCTCTGCCTGGAAGGCGAGAAAGTCCTCGCGCTCGAGGTGAAGTGGGCCGAGCTCGACGCCGGCGAGGCGCGGGAAACAGTCCAGGAGCTCAGGAGGAAGCTCGGCTACCGCGAGGGCTACTATGGAGTCGTCGCAAAGAAGATACACGGCTACTTCGAGGGCCTGAAAGTGGAGCTGGCAGACTTGTTCTAG
- a CDS encoding P-loop NTPase, which produces MELDFRAPLIRERLSSIKLVVPVASPKGGVGKTTIASALSVLLARSGVKTGVLDLDFTNPTTHIMLGVDTASAMPEEEKGVLPVRVEENLELMGLAFYTRDRPLPLRGHSVVDALREVLAITRWSSTVLVVDSPPGLSDALLEMLRLARGSRVLVVSACDKLSLVSTKRILEFLEHEGVAVLGVVANMCKDCRGLEEALGVKPLDCVPRFEQLREGDRDRLAELFSGTLAGVLGRVREALD; this is translated from the coding sequence GTGGAGCTGGACTTCAGGGCCCCCCTCATACGCGAGAGGCTCTCAAGCATAAAACTCGTAGTGCCCGTCGCGAGCCCCAAGGGCGGCGTCGGGAAGACTACTATCGCGTCAGCCCTCTCCGTGTTGCTGGCGAGGAGCGGCGTCAAGACAGGCGTGCTGGACCTAGACTTCACGAACCCCACGACGCACATAATGCTCGGAGTCGACACCGCGTCGGCTATGCCTGAGGAGGAGAAAGGCGTACTGCCCGTCAGAGTGGAGGAGAACCTGGAGCTCATGGGGCTGGCCTTCTACACAAGGGACAGGCCGCTCCCCCTCAGGGGCCACTCGGTCGTGGACGCGCTACGAGAGGTGCTCGCCATCACGAGGTGGTCCTCGACGGTGCTCGTAGTAGACTCCCCGCCGGGCCTCTCGGACGCGCTACTGGAGATGCTGAGGCTGGCTAGGGGCTCGAGAGTTCTCGTGGTATCGGCCTGCGACAAGCTCAGCCTGGTGTCCACGAAGCGGATCCTGGAGTTCCTGGAGCACGAGGGCGTAGCCGTCCTGGGGGTCGTGGCGAACATGTGTAAAGACTGCAGGGGCCTGGAGGAGGCCCTGGGCGTGAAGCCCCTCGACTGCGTCCCGCGCTTCGAGCAGCTACGGGAGGGGGACAGGGACAGGCTCGCAGAGCTCTTCTCAGGTACGTTGGCCGGGGTTCTAGGCAGGGTCAGGGAGGCCTTAGACTAA
- a CDS encoding type II toxin-antitoxin system VapC family toxin yields the protein MTTSPPSALSQATWTRSSSWRSRGTKTSAYLDTDIYVCVALRNRTYYEKCRAILYDAYSERVRAYGSPIVAAELLGSLSRVDAKLAREAMKAYLAMPVVNLEVTSETLLLASLVNTVTNIGYDAIHASLLLLNA from the coding sequence TTGACTACCTCTCCTCCCTCAGCCCTAAGCCAAGCGACCTGGACGCGGTCAAGCTCGTGGAGGAGTCGTGGCACGAAGACTAGCGCGTACCTGGACACGGACATCTACGTCTGCGTCGCCCTGAGGAACAGGACGTACTACGAGAAGTGCAGGGCGATACTCTACGACGCCTACTCCGAGCGGGTAAGGGCCTACGGCTCGCCAATAGTAGCGGCGGAGTTGCTGGGCTCCCTTTCACGCGTCGACGCGAAGCTGGCGCGCGAGGCGATGAAAGCCTACCTCGCAATGCCTGTAGTAAACCTCGAGGTCACGAGCGAGACACTACTCCTGGCCTCACTCGTGAACACTGTAACCAACATCGGGTACGACGCCATCCACGCGTCCCTCCTCCTCTTGAACGCATAG
- a CDS encoding AbrB/MazE/SpoVT family DNA-binding domain-containing protein — protein sequence MKKVRVTRKYQVTIPKEVRELVGVRVGDELKVTVEGNRIVLESLKPVVGNPVDYLSSLSPKPSDLDAVKLVEESWHED from the coding sequence GTGAAGAAGGTAAGGGTCACGAGGAAGTACCAGGTGACTATCCCCAAGGAGGTCAGAGAGCTCGTAGGCGTAAGAGTTGGCGACGAGCTCAAAGTGACGGTTGAGGGCAACAGGATCGTGTTAGAGTCCCTGAAGCCCGTAGTAGGCAACCCCGTTGACTACCTCTCCTCCCTCAGCCCTAAGCCAAGCGACCTGGACGCGGTCAAGCTCGTGGAGGAGTCGTGGCACGAAGACTAG